In a single window of the Acetivibrio clariflavus DSM 19732 genome:
- the arsB gene encoding ACR3 family arsenite efflux transporter yields the protein MSSKKPIQEKKGLGFFEKYLTLWVAVCIIAGVAIGQLIPAIPETLSKFEYANVSIPVAILIWLMIYPMMLKIDFSSIVRATKKPKGLIVTCVTNWLIKPFTMYLIAAFFLKVVFSRWIGSDLATDYLAGAVLLGAAPCTAMVFVWSYLTKGDPAYTLVQVAVNDLIILFAFTPIVALLLGVSNVSVPYDTLVLSTILFVVIPLAGGYLTRRNIIKHKGIEYFENVFLKKFDNVTIVGLLLTLVIIFSFQGEIILSNPLHIILIAVPLIIQTFFIFFIAYGWAKIWKLPHDIAAPAGMIGASNFFELAVAVAISLFGLESGAALATVVGVLVEVPVMLTLVKIANNTRHWFKQTDERGI from the coding sequence TTGAGTAGTAAAAAACCAATACAAGAAAAAAAGGGATTGGGTTTTTTTGAAAAATACCTTACACTGTGGGTAGCAGTATGCATTATAGCAGGAGTTGCAATAGGACAGTTAATTCCTGCAATCCCTGAAACTTTAAGCAAATTTGAATATGCAAATGTATCAATTCCTGTTGCTATTCTGATATGGCTCATGATATACCCCATGATGCTGAAAATTGATTTCTCAAGCATTGTCAGAGCAACAAAGAAACCGAAGGGACTCATAGTAACCTGCGTGACAAACTGGCTTATCAAACCTTTTACAATGTATCTTATAGCAGCATTTTTCTTAAAAGTAGTATTCAGCAGGTGGATTGGTTCGGATTTGGCGACAGACTATCTTGCAGGTGCAGTATTATTAGGAGCCGCACCATGTACCGCTATGGTGTTCGTATGGAGTTATTTGACAAAAGGCGACCCTGCTTATACATTAGTGCAGGTAGCAGTGAATGACTTAATTATATTGTTTGCATTTACACCAATTGTCGCACTCCTGTTAGGTGTAAGTAATGTAAGCGTTCCTTATGACACGCTGGTATTATCAACAATCCTGTTTGTTGTTATTCCATTGGCAGGAGGATACCTTACTAGAAGGAACATCATTAAACATAAGGGTATAGAGTATTTTGAAAACGTTTTTCTCAAGAAATTTGATAATGTAACTATCGTAGGTTTGCTTCTTACTTTAGTAATTATTTTCTCTTTCCAGGGTGAAATAATTTTAAGCAATCCTCTGCATATTATATTAATTGCGGTACCATTAATTATTCAGACGTTCTTTATATTCTTCATCGCATATGGGTGGGCAAAGATATGGAAACTTCCCCATGATATTGCAGCGCCTGCTGGAATGATTGGAGCAAGCAATTTCTTTGAACTTGCAGTTGCAGTGGCAATTTCACTCTTTGGACTGGAATCTGGAGCCGCCCTTGCAACAGTTGTAGGGGTATTGGTTGAAGTTCCAGTTATGCTTACACTTGTTAAAATAGCCAACAACACAAGGCACTGGTTTAAACAAACTGATGAAAGGGGAATATAA
- a CDS encoding IS256 family transposase, translated as MATKDIMPLIEEIFKYYGHVKDGDFMRDLMALILNKLMEAEVTAKIGADKYERTEERNNQRNGVRIRPYNTRLGTIDLKIPKLREGTYFPSFLEPRRMWEKALVNVVQEAYVHGISTRKVDELVQALGMEGIDKSKVSRISQELDEYVTQFVNRKLTIKYPYLWLDATFPKVREGGHVENMALVVAVGVNENGEREILGFDVGLTESGPFWTEFLRRLVNRGLHGVQLVISDSHEGLKKAISEVLVGCSWQRCRVHFMRNVLSQVPRKQQGMVSAIVRTVFAAPDQKTAKNQLYTVVEQLKGRFPKAMEVLENGCENVLQYMEFPREHWAQLHSTNPLERLNREIRRRTDVVSIFPNRESVIRLVGSILIEQHEEWQIGRRYFSKESMNKLVKPAIGTYSLAPEALLHK; from the coding sequence ATGGCTACAAAAGATATAATGCCACTAATCGAAGAAATTTTCAAGTATTATGGACATGTAAAAGATGGAGATTTCATGAGAGATCTGATGGCTTTAATACTAAATAAGTTGATGGAAGCTGAAGTGACTGCAAAAATTGGTGCAGATAAGTATGAACGTACAGAAGAAAGAAATAATCAAAGGAATGGTGTCAGAATCAGACCATATAATACCCGTCTTGGTACCATTGATTTAAAAATACCTAAACTTCGTGAGGGAACCTATTTCCCAAGTTTTCTAGAGCCTAGGCGTATGTGGGAAAAAGCACTTGTTAATGTTGTTCAGGAAGCATATGTCCATGGTATAAGCACCCGAAAAGTGGATGAATTAGTTCAGGCACTTGGTATGGAAGGTATTGATAAAAGTAAAGTATCACGCATAAGCCAAGAACTTGATGAATATGTTACTCAATTTGTAAACCGTAAATTAACAATTAAATATCCATATTTGTGGTTGGATGCAACATTTCCAAAAGTACGGGAAGGTGGACATGTAGAAAACATGGCATTGGTTGTAGCAGTAGGTGTTAATGAAAATGGTGAACGTGAGATTTTGGGTTTTGATGTTGGACTTACAGAAAGCGGGCCATTCTGGACAGAGTTTTTACGCCGACTTGTAAATCGTGGATTACATGGAGTCCAACTTGTTATTAGTGATTCTCACGAAGGGTTAAAAAAGGCGATTTCAGAAGTTTTAGTAGGTTGTTCGTGGCAAAGGTGTCGAGTGCATTTTATGAGGAATGTATTAAGTCAGGTGCCACGGAAACAGCAAGGTATGGTATCAGCAATAGTAAGAACAGTATTTGCAGCACCGGACCAGAAAACAGCTAAGAATCAATTATATACAGTTGTAGAACAGTTAAAGGGAAGATTTCCGAAAGCAATGGAAGTCTTGGAAAATGGATGTGAGAATGTGTTGCAGTATATGGAGTTTCCGCGAGAACATTGGGCACAGCTACATTCCACGAATCCATTAGAAAGACTAAACAGGGAAATACGGCGAAGAACTGACGTGGTAAGTATATTTCCAAATCGTGAATCAGTAATAAGATTGGTTGGGTCAATATTAATAGAGCAGCACGAGGAATGGCAAATTGGTCGAAGGTACTTTAGTAAAGAATCAATGAATAAGTTGGTAAAGCCTGCAATTGGGACATATAGTTTGGCCCCAGAGGCATTATTGCACAAATAA
- a CDS encoding IS256 family transposase, translating into MSTLTKEQIKQLVRENNFQSVSDINEYLKDIFKDIIQELLEAELEAKLGYAKDDVENKKTDNSRNGYTPKKIKSEFGEIDIQVPRDRKGEFQPKIIPKYQRNVSGIEEKVIALYARGMSTRDISQQIEELYGFSLSAEMVSKITDRIAPEIKEWQQRPLEPIYSFVFMDAIHYKVKDDGRIINRAAYVVLGVTIDGYKDILGIWIGDNESSKFWLGVLNDLKNRGVQDVLIFCVDGLTGLKEAINAAYPKSEVQRCIIHQLRNSFKYVPYKDLKAFSNDFKEVYHAINEEIALEKLYELKEKWGKEYPFAIRSWENNWDVISPFFKFPEEIRKIIYTTNIIEGLHRQFRKVTKTKTIFPTDSSLEKILYLASMNVVKKWTQRYKNWDRVLSQLVIQYPGRLEEYI; encoded by the coding sequence ATGTCAACGTTAACAAAAGAACAAATCAAACAATTAGTTCGGGAAAATAATTTCCAAAGTGTATCTGATATTAATGAATATCTTAAAGACATTTTTAAAGATATAATACAAGAACTTTTAGAAGCAGAACTTGAAGCAAAATTAGGATATGCTAAAGATGATGTAGAAAATAAAAAAACTGATAATAGTCGTAACGGTTATACGCCTAAAAAAATAAAAAGTGAGTTTGGAGAAATTGATATACAAGTACCAAGAGATCGTAAAGGCGAATTTCAACCTAAAATTATTCCTAAATATCAACGTAATGTTTCTGGAATTGAAGAAAAAGTTATAGCTTTATATGCAAGAGGAATGTCTACAAGGGATATCAGTCAACAAATTGAAGAACTTTATGGTTTTAGCCTATCAGCAGAGATGGTTAGTAAGATTACTGATAGAATTGCTCCAGAGATTAAGGAATGGCAACAAAGACCTCTTGAACCTATATACTCTTTTGTTTTTATGGATGCAATACACTATAAAGTTAAGGACGACGGAAGAATAATAAACAGGGCAGCTTATGTTGTTCTAGGTGTTACTATTGATGGATATAAGGATATTTTAGGGATCTGGATTGGTGACAATGAATCCTCAAAGTTTTGGCTTGGTGTACTGAATGACCTTAAAAATAGAGGAGTACAGGATGTTTTAATTTTTTGTGTTGATGGACTTACCGGACTTAAGGAAGCCATAAATGCTGCATATCCAAAATCTGAAGTGCAGCGTTGCATAATACATCAGCTGAGAAATTCTTTTAAGTATGTGCCATACAAAGACCTAAAAGCATTTAGTAATGATTTCAAAGAAGTATATCATGCTATTAATGAAGAAATAGCATTAGAAAAACTTTATGAACTTAAAGAAAAGTGGGGAAAGGAATATCCTTTTGCAATACGTAGTTGGGAAAATAACTGGGATGTTATAAGTCCATTTTTCAAATTTCCAGAAGAAATACGAAAAATAATTTATACTACAAATATAATTGAAGGACTACATCGTCAGTTTCGTAAGGTCACAAAAACAAAAACAATATTTCCAACAGACAGTTCACTAGAAAAGATTTTATATTTAGCATCAATGAATGTAGTAAAAAAATGGACACAACGTTACAAAAACTGGGATAGAGTACTTAGCCAATTGGTAATCCAATATCCAGGTAGGCTGGAAGAGTATATTTAA
- a CDS encoding DUF2703 domain-containing protein, whose amino-acid sequence MGCCETQRNNTCCSTSCGCEEQNYEEEKKKIIIDFLFLDLSICTRCQGTESSLEEAIKDVAKVLELAGIEVVVNKIHIDSKEKAIQYRFESSPTIRINGNDIQLEMKESLCESCGDLCGDEVDCRVWVYKGKEYNVPPKAMIIDAILREVYSDKKAQLNNRVGKEAYQLPENLRRFFESIEKNKNCE is encoded by the coding sequence ATGGGATGTTGTGAAACTCAAAGAAATAATACATGCTGTAGTACGAGTTGCGGGTGTGAAGAGCAAAATTATGAAGAAGAAAAGAAAAAAATAATAATTGATTTTTTGTTTTTAGATTTAAGTATATGTACAAGATGCCAGGGCACGGAGAGCAGTCTTGAAGAAGCCATTAAGGACGTTGCTAAAGTGCTTGAATTAGCGGGCATAGAAGTTGTTGTAAATAAAATTCATATTGATAGTAAGGAAAAGGCCATACAGTATAGATTTGAGAGTTCACCTACTATCCGTATTAATGGAAATGATATACAACTGGAAATGAAAGAATCACTTTGTGAATCATGTGGCGATTTGTGCGGGGATGAAGTGGACTGCCGTGTATGGGTGTACAAAGGTAAAGAATATAATGTTCCTCCAAAAGCAATGATAATTGATGCCATACTTCGTGAAGTATATAGTGACAAAAAAGCACAGTTAAATAATAGAGTTGGTAAGGAAGCATATCAATTACCGGAAAATTTACGTCGATTTTTTGAATCGATTGAGAAAAATAAGAATTGTGAATAA
- a CDS encoding arsenate reductase ArsC: MKKKVAFVCVHNSCRSQMAEGWAKKLGSDVLEAYSAGTENYPEVKPLAVQVMEEAGVDMSDHHPKLLSDIPAEVDILITMGCNVVCPYVPCQHIEDWGLSDPSGGPIEDYRKTRDIIKEKVEDLIQRVKNNQI; encoded by the coding sequence ATGAAAAAGAAAGTTGCATTTGTATGTGTCCACAACTCTTGCCGTTCTCAAATGGCAGAAGGCTGGGCAAAGAAATTAGGAAGTGACGTATTGGAAGCATATTCGGCAGGAACAGAAAATTATCCTGAAGTAAAACCATTGGCAGTACAGGTTATGGAAGAAGCAGGAGTGGATATGAGTGACCATCATCCGAAACTATTAAGCGATATTCCGGCGGAAGTAGATATATTAATAACGATGGGATGTAATGTAGTATGCCCTTATGTACCATGCCAGCATATAGAAGATTGGGGGCTTAGTGACCCGTCAGGCGGACCAATAGAGGATTACAGAAAAACAAGAGATATAATTAAGGAAAAAGTCGAGGATTTAATACAGAGAGTAAAGAACAATCAGATTTGA
- a CDS encoding ParM/StbA family protein, which yields MRNRILLGLDNGNKCTKTSEGYISESGFTKSNTEPISSSNLLIYEGKFYSIGGQRLSVQMDKTINQDAFILSLPAIADAVNKAGMEGQADVILGVGLPIISYGTLKKKFREYFLRQDIKFNFNKKDYAINIVDCRTYPQGYSALITVFNSYRNLLCNVIDIGGYTIDFFRVENGIIDVSACYSLPNGIITLIANIQQELLKTNIRLTETQIQEIITGKEPVLFEADIKEVIKVMSEEYVENILAKIQEYGFEFHNPTVFTGGGSIMLQDYIEKSNRVKYTDFLDQFANAKGFKILLEQELRR from the coding sequence ATGAGAAACAGGATTTTATTAGGCCTTGATAATGGTAACAAATGTACAAAAACAAGTGAAGGTTATATTAGCGAATCAGGTTTTACTAAATCAAATACTGAACCAATTTCATCAAGCAATCTTTTAATTTATGAAGGTAAATTTTATAGCATCGGAGGCCAGAGGTTAAGTGTTCAAATGGACAAGACAATCAACCAGGATGCTTTCATCTTGTCTTTGCCAGCAATAGCAGATGCGGTAAACAAAGCAGGAATGGAAGGCCAAGCAGATGTAATTCTGGGAGTAGGACTTCCAATTATAAGTTATGGAACACTTAAGAAAAAGTTTCGGGAATATTTTTTAAGGCAGGATATAAAGTTTAATTTTAACAAAAAGGATTATGCAATTAATATAGTTGATTGCCGTACTTATCCTCAAGGGTATTCCGCACTAATAACTGTGTTTAACAGTTACAGGAATCTTCTATGCAATGTTATCGATATTGGTGGATATACAATTGATTTTTTCAGAGTAGAAAATGGAATCATAGATGTTTCAGCATGCTATTCGCTTCCCAACGGAATCATCACATTAATTGCCAATATACAGCAGGAACTTCTTAAAACAAATATCAGACTTACGGAAACTCAGATACAGGAGATTATCACAGGAAAAGAACCTGTTCTTTTCGAGGCAGATATTAAGGAAGTAATTAAAGTGATGTCAGAAGAGTATGTAGAAAATATATTAGCGAAAATTCAAGAATATGGATTTGAGTTTCACAATCCTACTGTTTTTACAGGGGGAGGGAGCATAATGCTTCAGGATTACATTGAAAAGTCAAATAGAGTAAAGTACACGGACTTTCTTGACCAGTTTGCAAATGCCAAAGGTTTTAAAATCCTATTAGAGCAAGAACTAAGAAGGTGA
- a CDS encoding four helix bundle protein, giving the protein MSNVLVIRDFKTLKVWQKANALEREIEALVKGFPSHEQYRLTDQIIRSSRSISANIAEGNTQLFIKRELFHANAALGSCGETRNHLLTAYQNNYISEEQYKILDEKFLEVIKMLYGYIKMLKSCLDNESVTIDP; this is encoded by the coding sequence ATGAGCAATGTTTTAGTCATAAGGGATTTTAAGACACTTAAAGTTTGGCAGAAGGCAAACGCTCTTGAACGAGAAATAGAAGCATTGGTTAAAGGGTTTCCAAGCCATGAGCAGTACCGGCTTACTGACCAAATCATTAGAAGCAGTCGAAGTATTTCCGCAAACATAGCCGAAGGAAATACCCAACTATTTATAAAGCGGGAATTATTCCATGCCAACGCTGCTCTTGGCAGTTGTGGCGAAACGAGAAACCATTTACTTACCGCATATCAGAACAACTATATAAGTGAAGAACAATACAAAATTTTAGATGAGAAATTCCTTGAAGTAATAAAAATGCTGTATGGCTATATAAAGATGTTAAAATCTTGTTTAGATAATGAATCAGTTACAATTGACCCCTAA
- a CDS encoding permease, with protein sequence MNILAMIFGWLNDQLLKMRWLSELVRLLVEKVFGLPVSERIGGSIHFFIYDTIKIFILLSLLIFVISYIQSYFPPERTKKILGKIKGIKGNILGALLGTITPFCSCSSIPIFIGFTSAGLPLGITFSFLISSPMVDLASLMLLISFFGLKIAIAYVVVGLILAVIGGTLIEKFRLEKYVEGYVREIENVDAEVPEMTRKERISYSKEQVRDIIKRVWLYVLIGVGIGAAIHNWIPQSFIENVVGGNNPFAVMLATVVGIPMYADIFGTLPIAEALFAKGVDVGTIVSFMMAVTALSLPSIIMLRKVVKPKLLAIFVSIVSAGIIIIGYLFNAFSYIFV encoded by the coding sequence ATGAACATATTAGCCATGATATTCGGTTGGTTAAATGACCAACTATTAAAAATGAGATGGCTTTCAGAATTGGTAAGACTTCTTGTGGAAAAAGTATTTGGTTTACCTGTTAGCGAAAGGATAGGCGGAAGTATTCACTTTTTTATATACGATACAATTAAAATATTTATATTATTATCACTATTAATATTTGTCATATCCTATATCCAGAGTTATTTTCCGCCAGAGAGGACAAAGAAGATTCTCGGAAAGATAAAAGGCATTAAAGGGAATATACTTGGGGCACTGCTTGGTACGATAACTCCCTTTTGCAGTTGCTCCAGTATACCAATTTTTATAGGTTTTACTTCGGCTGGATTGCCTTTAGGCATAACCTTTTCTTTCTTAATATCTTCGCCAATGGTAGATTTGGCGTCATTAATGTTGTTAATTTCATTTTTCGGTCTTAAAATTGCCATAGCCTATGTTGTAGTAGGCTTAATTTTGGCAGTTATTGGAGGAACTTTAATAGAAAAGTTTAGACTTGAAAAATATGTAGAAGGATATGTAAGGGAAATTGAAAATGTTGATGCGGAAGTGCCTGAAATGACTCGTAAGGAAAGAATATCATATTCAAAGGAACAGGTCAGAGATATTATCAAAAGGGTTTGGCTATATGTATTAATCGGTGTAGGCATAGGGGCGGCTATTCATAACTGGATTCCACAGTCATTCATAGAAAATGTGGTTGGAGGTAATAATCCATTTGCAGTGATGCTTGCTACTGTAGTGGGCATTCCAATGTATGCTGATATATTCGGTACTCTTCCAATAGCCGAAGCGTTATTTGCAAAAGGAGTGGACGTAGGGACTATAGTGTCATTTATGATGGCAGTAACAGCCCTGTCTCTGCCTTCCATAATTATGCTCAGAAAGGTGGTAAAGCCTAAACTTTTAGCAATCTTTGTATCTATCGTATCAGCAGGGATTATTATTATTGGATACTTATTTAATGCTTTTTCATATATTTTTGTGTAA
- a CDS encoding IS1182 family transposase, with protein sequence MPLNNLTHKDYTIRGDFYQLKLPLNIEYMIPNDDSVRLLGQIVEEMDLTELYKTYSRIRKKQATPTQMLKVMLYAYMNNCYTTRKIESACKRDINFMYLLEGSPAPDYTTIARFRSLHFAPVSENLMAQFTEILAECGELSMKNLFVDGTKIEASSNKYTFVWKGSVTKNQRKLMDKIPAFFKKAEEDYGFKIVYGDKIKMYHLKKLRRKLCKIKKDEDIEFVYGIGKRKSPLQKTLEQLDEYISRLKKYNKHLHTMGERNSFSKTDPDATFMRMKEDAMKNGQLKPGYNIQFGVDAEYIVWISAGPQPTDTTTLIPFLNSIKSHLRYTYKNIVADSGYESEENYVYLDENNQRAFIKPSNYEISRTRKYKADISIKENMIYDKEKDIYICSNGKKLVVTGIKFSKSKTGYISKKTCYTCEDCGECTFKSKCIKGNSKRPLEERTKRLEVSKLFQQKREEALERILSEEGTELRINRSIQVEGVIGEIKQDMGFRRFLCRGKKNILAECILLALAHNVNKLHNKIQSKRCATYLHPLKTA encoded by the coding sequence ATGCCACTAAATAATTTAACACATAAAGATTATACCATTCGCGGTGATTTCTATCAATTAAAATTGCCGTTAAATATTGAGTACATGATACCTAATGATGATTCTGTCAGGTTGCTGGGTCAGATAGTGGAGGAGATGGATTTAACAGAATTATATAAGACCTATTCCCGTATAAGGAAAAAACAAGCAACCCCAACACAGATGCTGAAGGTCATGCTCTACGCATATATGAATAATTGTTATACTACTAGAAAAATTGAAAGTGCTTGTAAGAGAGATATTAACTTTATGTACCTTCTTGAAGGGTCTCCTGCTCCAGATTATACAACAATAGCGAGATTTCGGAGCCTTCATTTTGCACCTGTTTCAGAAAATCTTATGGCACAATTTACTGAAATACTTGCTGAATGTGGAGAACTTTCAATGAAGAATCTTTTTGTTGATGGGACAAAAATTGAAGCTTCTTCAAACAAATATACTTTTGTCTGGAAAGGTTCTGTTACTAAAAATCAGCGAAAACTTATGGATAAGATTCCTGCATTTTTTAAGAAAGCAGAAGAAGATTACGGATTTAAAATTGTATATGGAGATAAAATCAAAATGTATCATCTAAAAAAGCTTAGGCGTAAACTATGCAAAATAAAAAAGGATGAAGATATCGAATTTGTCTATGGAATAGGAAAAAGAAAATCTCCTCTCCAAAAAACATTGGAACAGCTGGATGAATACATATCAAGACTTAAGAAATATAATAAGCATTTACATACCATGGGAGAGAGAAATAGTTTTTCAAAAACAGACCCTGATGCAACCTTCATGAGAATGAAAGAAGATGCTATGAAGAATGGGCAATTAAAACCTGGTTACAATATTCAGTTTGGAGTAGATGCTGAATACATAGTATGGATAAGTGCTGGTCCTCAGCCTACAGATACAACCACTCTAATACCATTCTTAAACAGTATCAAAAGTCATTTGAGGTATACTTACAAAAATATAGTTGCTGATTCAGGGTATGAAAGTGAGGAAAATTACGTTTATCTTGATGAAAACAACCAACGTGCGTTTATTAAACCATCCAATTATGAAATTAGTAGGACACGTAAGTATAAAGCAGATATTAGCATAAAGGAAAATATGATATATGACAAAGAAAAGGATATTTACATATGTAGTAATGGAAAAAAGCTTGTAGTAACAGGAATAAAGTTCAGTAAAAGCAAAACAGGATATATAAGTAAGAAAACCTGCTACACATGTGAAGATTGTGGTGAATGTACTTTCAAATCAAAATGCATTAAGGGAAACAGCAAAAGACCTTTGGAAGAACGGACCAAACGTCTTGAAGTATCAAAATTATTCCAGCAAAAACGTGAGGAAGCCTTAGAAAGAATCCTCAGTGAAGAAGGAACTGAACTCAGAATAAATCGGAGTATTCAGGTCGAAGGGGTTATTGGAGAAATAAAACAAGATATGGGATTCAGACGTTTCTTGTGTAGAGGCAAAAAGAATATCTTAGCAGAATGTATTCTTCTTGCTTTAGCACATAATGTAAACAAGCTGCATAACAAAATTCAGTCAAAACGATGTGCCACGTATTTACATCCATTAAAGACAGCATAA
- a CDS encoding 4Fe-4S binding protein, with translation MRKFKIPIYILMIFICISIGLWIWFDNLFYLFNFMYIGFLVSLGIFLLIKKYKYSRQVVQFGVGLYMFIYLGLICRENMQIEGFWYYLFMGVFQAAVIHYAVAKIIGPLLFGRGWCGYACWTAAVLDLLPYRMPEKPRIKKLSFIRYIMFSGSILFVGVLFLLNNPDIEVVMFWSFIAGNIIYYAVGIIMAFILKDNRAFCKYICPITVFLKPASYFSLLRVKADSKKCISCGKCKKVCPMNVDILDSKRSRENGTECILCMECVKSCPKGAVYF, from the coding sequence TTGAGAAAATTTAAAATACCTATATACATACTTATGATATTTATTTGCATATCAATTGGCTTGTGGATTTGGTTTGATAATTTGTTCTATCTCTTTAATTTCATGTATATAGGCTTTCTTGTGTCTTTAGGTATCTTCTTACTGATAAAAAAATACAAATATTCAAGACAGGTTGTGCAGTTTGGCGTGGGATTATATATGTTTATATATCTTGGGCTTATATGCCGTGAGAATATGCAGATTGAAGGTTTTTGGTACTACTTGTTTATGGGGGTATTTCAAGCAGCAGTAATACATTATGCAGTAGCCAAAATTATTGGCCCGCTGTTATTTGGAAGAGGATGGTGCGGATATGCCTGCTGGACGGCTGCGGTTTTAGATTTGTTGCCTTATAGGATGCCTGAAAAACCACGCATAAAAAAACTTTCCTTTATACGGTATATCATGTTTTCAGGTTCTATACTATTTGTAGGCGTTTTGTTTCTATTAAATAATCCTGACATTGAAGTTGTGATGTTTTGGAGTTTTATTGCGGGGAATATCATATACTATGCAGTTGGAATAATAATGGCTTTCATACTGAAAGACAACAGGGCTTTTTGTAAATACATATGTCCAATAACTGTATTTTTAAAACCAGCAAGTTATTTTTCACTGCTCAGGGTAAAAGCAGACAGCAAAAAGTGTATTTCTTGCGGGAAATGCAAAAAAGTATGTCCCATGAATGTAGATATTTTAGATAGCAAAAGAAGCAGGGAAAATGGAACAGAGTGCATTTTATGCATGGAATGTGTGAAAAGTTGTCCTAAAGGCGCTGTTTACTTTTAA
- a CDS encoding YkvA family protein — MIEKMKEKTSELKKQVFALYLAYKKKETPLIAKVFTAVVVAYALSPIDLIPDFIPVLGYLDDFILIPMGVAIALKLIPAEIMEECRKEAEAKLQSDIPEAKAAGVIIVMLWILILGFIGYMILAVIRKEKMNIRLSNSLIQFIKLGR; from the coding sequence ATGATAGAAAAAATGAAAGAAAAAACAAGTGAGTTAAAGAAACAGGTTTTTGCTTTATATCTGGCATATAAAAAGAAAGAAACACCTTTAATTGCAAAGGTATTTACTGCTGTTGTTGTTGCATATGCACTAAGTCCTATAGACCTGATACCTGACTTTATCCCTGTATTAGGATATTTAGATGACTTCATACTGATACCTATGGGGGTTGCGATTGCATTAAAGTTGATTCCAGCGGAAATTATGGAAGAATGCAGGAAAGAAGCCGAGGCAAAATTGCAAAGTGATATTCCAGAAGCCAAGGCAGCAGGTGTGATTATTGTAATGCTGTGGATACTGATTTTAGGATTTATCGGGTATATGATATTAGCAGTTATACGGAAAGAAAAAATGAATATTAGATTAAGTAATTCTCTAATTCAATTTATTAAACTGGGTAGATAA
- a CDS encoding thioredoxin family protein: MVIKVLGSGCCNCKKLEANVREAVKELGLEATIEKVEDFKDIMAYGVMRTPALVVDEQVKIMGRVPSVEDIKRYL, from the coding sequence ATGGTAATCAAAGTTTTAGGTTCAGGATGTTGTAATTGCAAAAAATTAGAGGCTAATGTCAGAGAGGCTGTAAAGGAACTGGGACTTGAAGCCACTATTGAAAAAGTAGAGGATTTTAAGGACATTATGGCATATGGTGTAATGAGAACACCTGCACTTGTAGTAGATGAACAGGTAAAGATTATGGGAAGAGTTCCGTCGGTAGAGGATATTAAAAGATATTTATAA
- a CDS encoding ArsR/SmtB family transcription factor, with product MDLIEIFKALGDENRIRILNLLIRQELCVCEIETVLDMTQSNASRHLNKLKSAGVITSEKKSQWVYYRVDNKFIEENNLLYEFIKNKMDENTQLLKDVERFKKYKNSNFTCEQLREDKSQVLKYLQGQCEKTKNEN from the coding sequence TTGGATTTGATAGAAATATTTAAAGCATTGGGAGATGAAAACAGAATTAGAATACTCAATTTGCTAATAAGACAGGAACTCTGTGTGTGCGAGATAGAAACAGTGCTGGATATGACGCAGTCCAATGCTTCAAGACATCTAAATAAATTAAAAAGCGCGGGTGTTATAACCAGTGAAAAGAAATCTCAATGGGTCTATTATAGAGTAGATAACAAGTTTATTGAAGAAAATAACCTACTGTATGAATTTATTAAAAACAAAATGGATGAAAATACGCAATTGCTAAAAGATGTAGAAAGATTTAAAAAATATAAAAACAGTAACTTTACTTGTGAGCAACTGCGGGAAGATAAAAGTCAGGTTCTAAAGTATCTTCAAGGGCAGTGTGAGAAGACGAAAAATGAAAATTAA